One stretch of Flavobacterium sp. 9 DNA includes these proteins:
- a CDS encoding DNA cytosine methyltransferase gives MKNKLTHIELFAGCGGMSLGLDSAGFELFFANELSPMAGETFAYNILNENLSSLSKEKKNASKSLWIKSNYPENDLENRLRENPFSTSIGKFSDLDKNINLKEKLLIGNIDHLLDFLDNNPKIVKELKAKNIDLVSGGPPCQSFSLAGRREKNNHKNQLPLSFARFAGLVKPKTVLLENVKGITAPFTEADEEGKHKYYAWLEVSKAFALEGYVPVCMMLNSKYFGVPQNRPRFILQAYRKDVFTKLKKLQAKNEILLTSEKFYNLVITNKHNLENITEKDFKYYDIENNSELFDGIILPKKSHLNNDFITTNDAIEDIKNTSVTYELNKTNGQYANSINAIFSHDLNNSIQIKNHEIRNHNFLVKSRFRFYQVIEQFQNGLKKGATDLFTGKDISKDLLNKLMVEFSKHELLFINNGKEISKVPKNIEVVETLIKSIPTRKHSQRALRKLEPAPAQLTIPDDLCHYDTNEPRTLTVREMARFQSFPDWYEFRSKVTTGGDMRKFEVPQYTQVGNAVPPLLAKAIGETIKKHLNEIL, from the coding sequence ATGAAGAATAAATTAACACATATCGAGCTTTTTGCTGGATGTGGAGGAATGAGCCTAGGATTAGATTCCGCTGGATTTGAATTGTTTTTTGCCAATGAATTATCTCCCATGGCGGGAGAAACTTTTGCATATAATATTTTAAACGAAAATCTTAGCTCTTTATCAAAAGAGAAAAAAAATGCTTCTAAATCACTCTGGATCAAAAGTAATTATCCAGAAAATGATTTAGAAAACAGATTACGTGAAAATCCCTTTTCGACATCAATTGGAAAATTTTCCGATTTAGACAAAAACATTAATCTAAAAGAAAAATTACTAATTGGAAACATTGATCATTTATTAGATTTTCTTGACAACAATCCTAAAATTGTTAAGGAACTAAAAGCAAAAAATATTGATTTAGTTTCTGGTGGACCTCCGTGCCAAAGTTTTAGTTTAGCAGGAAGAAGAGAAAAAAACAATCACAAAAATCAATTGCCACTTTCTTTTGCAAGATTTGCAGGATTAGTAAAACCTAAAACTGTTCTATTGGAAAACGTTAAAGGAATAACAGCTCCTTTTACAGAAGCAGATGAAGAAGGTAAACATAAATATTATGCATGGTTGGAGGTTTCAAAAGCATTTGCCTTAGAAGGCTATGTCCCTGTTTGTATGATGCTAAACTCAAAATATTTTGGTGTTCCTCAAAATAGACCACGTTTCATTTTACAAGCGTATAGAAAAGATGTATTTACGAAATTGAAAAAATTGCAGGCAAAGAATGAAATTCTTTTAACATCTGAAAAATTCTACAATTTAGTAATTACTAACAAACACAATTTAGAGAATATTACGGAAAAAGATTTTAAATATTATGATATCGAAAACAATTCAGAATTGTTTGATGGAATAATTTTACCAAAAAAATCTCATCTAAACAATGACTTTATTACCACCAACGATGCTATTGAAGATATAAAGAACACATCAGTTACATATGAATTAAACAAAACCAATGGTCAATATGCAAACTCAATTAATGCAATATTTTCTCATGATTTAAATAATTCAATCCAAATTAAAAATCACGAGATTAGGAATCATAACTTTTTGGTTAAATCTAGATTTCGATTTTATCAAGTTATAGAACAATTCCAAAATGGATTAAAAAAAGGAGCTACTGATTTATTTACAGGTAAAGATATTTCGAAAGATTTATTAAATAAATTAATGGTTGAATTTTCGAAACATGAACTATTATTTATTAATAATGGAAAAGAAATTTCTAAAGTTCCCAAAAACATTGAAGTTGTTGAAACTCTAATAAAATCTATCCCTACTCGTAAACATTCACAAAGGGCCTTGAGAAAACTTGAACCCGCTCCTGCTCAATTAACTATTCCTGATGACTTATGTCATTATGACACTAACGAACCTCGTACTTTAACTGTTCGTGAAATGGCAAGGTTTCAATCATTTCCAGATTGGTATGAATTCAGATCTAAAGTTACAACTGGAGGAGACATGAGAAAGTTTGAAGTACCACAATATACCCAAGTAGGAAATGCTGTTCCTCCATTATTAGCAAAAGCTATTGGAGAAACGATTAAAAAACATTTAAACGAAATTTTATAA
- a CDS encoding helix-turn-helix domain-containing protein, producing MNLKEKFGHKIKSLRENKQYSIEYLANIANIDRTYISDIEKGKRNVSLLIIEKLSKALEVNIQELFNYEE from the coding sequence ATGAATCTGAAAGAAAAATTTGGACATAAAATAAAATCCTTAAGAGAAAATAAGCAATACTCCATTGAGTATCTGGCAAATATTGCCAACATCGACAGAACATACATTTCTGATATTGAAAAAGGAAAAAGAAATGTATCTCTTTTAATCATCGAAAAACTTTCAAAAGCTCTTGAAGTAAATATTCAAGAATTATTTAATTATGAAGAATAA
- a CDS encoding AsmA family protein: MREILLHIKTFFQSVRFKKYAKRFGFFILGLIILLLLACCGLSIYFNQNKTEIIAKVNTKINENINGKFHIGDFHYKFLTGFPNFTLALKDVEIKDNQWQTHKHTLLDAKEIEVRLNVWSLLQNEINIHKILINEANIYVYKAENGYSNANIFKPKKKKDPNNKSETETTIDQVELNGVHFILDNRLGHKLFDFDVANLATKVDYDGDNWQTNVFLDTQIASLAFNTVHGSFAKQKELKGTFAVSYDSGKQKIDVVTKGLKIGTDSFDITAYFNLAKGNALFGINIGTTILWQNASNLLSANISSKLNRFNLKKEIDVNCDIKGDFNAEGDPRIVVQPIIKNNELSIPDGQLTDCSFKGIFTNNFKPKEGFNDANSAIILTHFSANYENIPLKIPQLSINNLEKPLATGYVSSDFDVTKLNEASNDKWIQFSEGHATANLKFQFDIVDLFITKPRFIGNVNVQNVSFHFIPKNIHAEKINVQLDFTEKALLIKKIAYKHNKNIVYIEGKIDNFLNLYYDAPEKMVVNWDIYCPNIDLKQFLGVLASSQKSKATPKKATMSHQLRNAIEKCVVDINIKADKINYNKLTATNTKAEIQMIDSRLIIKNGSLQTSGGSITFSTIVAPNGNNFNFSSNAQVNRVDIANFLRSFNNFGIQSFSPNNIKGKLSSKANVTGLINSKGELITNSMHGKLDFNVNQGALLNFEPIVKVGKFAFPFRDVKNITFSDLSGNLNMRGEQIDVNNLTISSSVLNFDVNGIYSFGRGTNLALTIPLRNSKNDVKLATKAERDAVRDRGIVLHLIALDDDGKMKIKWGKKDKEK; the protein is encoded by the coding sequence ATGAGAGAAATTTTACTTCATATAAAAACCTTTTTTCAATCGGTTCGTTTTAAGAAATATGCCAAACGTTTTGGCTTCTTTATTTTGGGACTCATCATTTTATTACTTCTTGCTTGCTGCGGATTATCGATTTATTTCAACCAAAATAAAACCGAAATTATCGCCAAAGTCAATACCAAAATCAACGAAAACATTAATGGAAAGTTTCATATTGGCGATTTTCATTATAAGTTCTTAACTGGTTTTCCCAATTTTACTTTGGCCTTAAAAGATGTCGAAATCAAAGACAATCAATGGCAAACACACAAACATACATTATTAGATGCAAAAGAAATTGAGGTTCGATTGAACGTTTGGAGTTTATTGCAAAACGAAATCAATATTCATAAAATCCTGATTAACGAAGCCAATATTTATGTTTATAAAGCCGAAAATGGCTATTCGAATGCAAATATCTTTAAACCTAAAAAGAAAAAAGATCCTAACAATAAATCCGAAACCGAAACTACCATTGACCAAGTTGAACTAAACGGCGTTCACTTTATTCTCGACAATCGTTTAGGTCACAAACTATTTGATTTTGACGTTGCCAACTTAGCCACAAAAGTAGATTATGACGGCGATAATTGGCAAACAAATGTTTTTCTCGACACGCAAATTGCCAGTTTAGCTTTTAATACCGTACACGGAAGTTTTGCAAAACAAAAGGAACTCAAAGGAACTTTTGCGGTTTCTTATGATTCCGGAAAACAAAAAATAGATGTTGTAACCAAAGGTCTCAAAATAGGTACAGATTCTTTTGATATTACAGCTTATTTTAATTTGGCCAAAGGAAATGCGCTCTTCGGAATCAATATTGGAACAACTATTTTATGGCAAAATGCATCCAATTTATTATCGGCAAACATAAGTTCTAAGCTTAACCGATTTAATCTAAAAAAAGAAATCGATGTGAATTGTGACATCAAAGGCGATTTTAATGCCGAAGGCGATCCCAGAATTGTAGTTCAGCCAATTATAAAAAATAACGAACTCAGCATTCCGGACGGACAACTTACTGATTGTAGTTTTAAGGGTATTTTTACCAATAATTTTAAACCAAAAGAAGGTTTTAACGATGCAAATTCGGCTATTATTTTAACCCATTTTTCAGCAAATTATGAAAATATACCGCTTAAGATTCCGCAATTATCGATTAATAATCTCGAGAAACCATTGGCAACTGGTTACGTAAGTTCTGATTTTGATGTTACGAAACTAAACGAAGCAAGCAACGACAAATGGATTCAGTTTTCTGAAGGTCACGCTACAGCAAATCTCAAATTTCAGTTTGATATTGTCGATTTGTTTATCACCAAACCGCGTTTTATTGGAAACGTAAATGTGCAGAATGTATCTTTTCATTTTATTCCGAAAAATATTCACGCCGAAAAAATCAACGTTCAGCTCGACTTTACCGAAAAAGCTTTGTTGATTAAAAAAATTGCTTACAAACACAATAAAAACATCGTTTATATCGAAGGTAAAATCGATAATTTCCTGAATTTATATTATGATGCACCCGAAAAAATGGTCGTAAACTGGGATATTTATTGCCCAAATATCGATCTAAAACAATTTCTAGGCGTTTTGGCGAGTTCACAAAAAAGTAAAGCAACGCCCAAAAAAGCTACAATGTCTCATCAATTGCGAAATGCAATCGAAAAATGCGTCGTAGATATCAACATCAAAGCCGACAAAATAAATTATAATAAACTGACCGCCACCAATACAAAAGCCGAAATCCAGATGATCGATTCCAGGCTTATTATCAAAAATGGTTCTCTGCAAACTTCTGGCGGAAGCATAACTTTTAGCACTATCGTCGCACCAAATGGAAATAACTTTAATTTTAGTTCGAATGCGCAGGTAAATCGGGTTGATATTGCGAATTTTTTAAGATCGTTTAACAACTTCGGGATCCAGTCTTTTTCGCCAAATAACATCAAAGGAAAACTCAGCAGCAAGGCAAATGTCACCGGATTAATCAATAGTAAAGGCGAATTAATCACCAATTCTATGCACGGAAAACTTGATTTTAATGTCAATCAAGGCGCGTTACTTAACTTTGAACCTATTGTAAAAGTTGGAAAATTTGCGTTTCCGTTTCGCGATGTCAAGAACATTACTTTTAGTGATTTGTCGGGAAACCTCAACATGCGTGGCGAACAAATCGACGTCAATAATCTAACCATCAGTTCCAGCGTGCTCAACTTCGACGTCAACGGAATTTACTCTTTTGGCCGAGGCACCAATCTCGCCCTCACAATCCCACTCCGAAACTCTAAAAACGACGTCAAACTTGCCACCAAAGCCGAACGTGACGCCGTTCGCGACCGCGGAATTGTACTGCATTTAATCGCACTCGACGACGATGGAAAAATGAAAATTAAATGGGGAAAGAAGGATAAAGAGAAGTAA
- the trxA gene encoding thioredoxin: protein MALAITDATFDEVVLKSDKPVMVDFWAAWCGPCRMVGPIIDQISEEYAGKVVVGKVDVDANQEFAAKYGVRNIPTVLVFHNGEVVGKQVGVAPKQTYADSLDALL from the coding sequence ATGGCATTAGCAATAACAGATGCTACTTTTGATGAAGTAGTTTTGAAATCAGATAAACCAGTAATGGTAGATTTTTGGGCAGCATGGTGTGGTCCTTGTAGAATGGTTGGTCCAATCATCGACCAAATCAGCGAAGAGTACGCAGGTAAAGTAGTTGTTGGTAAAGTAGACGTAGATGCAAACCAAGAATTCGCTGCAAAATATGGTGTGCGTAACATACCAACCGTTTTGGTTTTTCATAACGGTGAAGTAGTAGGAAAACAAGTAGGAGTTGCTCCGAAACAAACCTACGCAGATAGTTTAGACGCTTTGTTGTAA
- a CDS encoding HAMP domain-containing sensor histidine kinase, which yields MKKMGFLFLFFINLTVVAQQEPILAKYKTQPEKLKAWVKFCNDVKNLDDYPKLIISADKGINLSQKHPAFLGKFYYFKGYAYEFSNNQYQKAVDNYELSWKYAKKARHLKIETNTLMRLNYMYYSLNATAKRDHLIDYIKTVLDTTKSTYSQAVLNGSVAEYYMDNYDYDTFISYQLKAINYKKQLEKSEANYENIGISYSQIASAYTKMKQYDKGIEYLNESKPYIKSPYVKAFLCNYYLQCFVPLKKIDSIQKYYKLINTYPSAKDSLFLNLSLANRSLSEYYITQNKIDIAYNYAKKAVSLGQKSTDEEIIMEANTTMGRVLYEKGDYKKAIETLTLASKNAFTYDKESYVTINKKLSQSYAALGLWKKAYEYNENYSKINDEIMQESASKNIANAEARYQNRTKGQEIKNLSAQNTFKNIQIEEAKKQRIFLISGLILVGIIVLLVFKQSQNRKKTNEKLQLLNHELDEANKIKARFFSILNHDLRSPVSNLIHFLHLQKENPELIDEATALRMQTKVISGAENLLSSMEDILLWSKSQMENFKPHFKEIPISVVFDEMKNHFSSIENIEILFENPQNIILNTDENYLKTISRNLTGNAIKALDKTQNGKIIWKAWQENNQTYLSITDNGPGGTQEQFKALYDDSEVIGIKSGLGLHLIRDLATAINCKIEVKSLQDSGTTFTITF from the coding sequence ATGAAAAAAATGGGGTTCTTGTTTTTGTTTTTCATCAACTTAACTGTTGTCGCACAGCAAGAACCTATTCTGGCAAAATATAAAACGCAACCCGAAAAACTTAAAGCCTGGGTTAAATTCTGCAACGACGTTAAGAATTTAGACGATTATCCAAAACTTATAATTAGCGCTGATAAAGGAATAAACCTCTCTCAAAAACACCCTGCTTTTTTGGGTAAGTTCTATTATTTTAAAGGATATGCGTATGAATTCAGCAACAATCAATATCAAAAAGCAGTAGACAATTATGAGTTATCATGGAAATATGCTAAAAAGGCCCGACATCTTAAAATAGAAACCAACACTTTGATGCGTCTTAATTATATGTATTATTCTCTTAATGCAACTGCAAAAAGAGATCATTTAATTGATTACATCAAAACAGTATTAGACACTACAAAAAGCACTTATTCTCAAGCTGTCCTTAACGGGAGTGTTGCCGAATATTACATGGACAATTACGATTATGACACTTTTATTAGTTATCAATTAAAAGCAATAAACTATAAAAAGCAACTCGAAAAAAGCGAAGCAAATTACGAAAACATTGGAATATCATACAGTCAGATTGCAAGTGCGTACACAAAAATGAAGCAATATGATAAAGGAATTGAATACTTAAACGAATCAAAACCTTATATAAAATCGCCGTACGTCAAAGCATTTTTATGCAATTATTATTTGCAATGTTTTGTTCCGTTAAAGAAAATCGACAGCATTCAAAAATATTACAAGCTAATTAATACGTATCCTTCCGCCAAAGATTCTTTGTTTCTGAATTTGAGTTTAGCCAATAGAAGTCTTTCCGAATATTATATTACACAGAACAAAATCGACATTGCTTATAATTATGCTAAAAAAGCAGTTTCATTAGGACAAAAATCGACCGATGAAGAAATTATAATGGAAGCGAACACAACAATGGGAAGAGTTTTATATGAAAAAGGAGATTATAAAAAAGCTATTGAAACTTTGACACTTGCTTCAAAAAATGCTTTTACCTACGACAAGGAATCTTATGTTACGATCAACAAGAAACTATCTCAAAGTTACGCTGCTTTGGGACTTTGGAAAAAAGCCTATGAATACAACGAAAATTACAGCAAGATTAATGACGAAATCATGCAGGAATCTGCCAGCAAGAACATTGCTAATGCCGAAGCACGTTATCAAAACCGAACAAAAGGACAGGAAATAAAAAATCTTTCGGCTCAAAATACCTTTAAAAATATTCAAATTGAAGAAGCCAAAAAGCAGAGGATCTTTCTGATTTCGGGATTAATTCTCGTTGGAATAATTGTATTATTAGTATTCAAACAAAGCCAGAATCGTAAAAAAACCAATGAGAAATTACAGCTTTTGAATCACGAACTCGACGAAGCCAATAAAATAAAAGCACGATTTTTTAGTATTTTAAATCATGATTTGAGAAGTCCTGTTTCGAATTTAATTCACTTTCTACATCTTCAAAAAGAGAATCCGGAACTTATTGATGAAGCCACCGCTTTGCGCATGCAAACGAAAGTGATTTCGGGAGCAGAAAATCTATTATCCTCAATGGAAGATATTTTGTTGTGGAGCAAAAGCCAGATGGAAAATTTCAAACCTCATTTTAAAGAAATCCCAATAAGTGTTGTCTTTGACGAAATGAAAAACCATTTTTCGAGTATAGAAAACATCGAAATTTTATTCGAAAATCCGCAAAATATTATTCTAAATACAGATGAGAATTACTTAAAAACCATCAGCAGAAACTTAACTGGAAATGCCATAAAAGCACTTGACAAAACCCAAAACGGCAAAATAATCTGGAAAGCCTGGCAGGAAAACAATCAAACTTATCTTTCGATTACAGACAATGGTCCAGGCGGAACTCAGGAACAATTCAAAGCTCTATACGACGATTCAGAAGTTATAGGAATCAAATCCGGTTTAGGATTGCATTTGATTCGGGATTTGGCTACAGCCATAAATTGCAAAATCGAAGTCAAATCTCTGCAAGATTCAGGAACCACTTTCACGATTACATTCTAA
- a CDS encoding LytTR family DNA-binding domain-containing protein encodes MTKKYTCIIIDDDEIDRLTVLSFAKKFPILDILGVFESAEDAFLFIEKEKIDILFLDIDMPVLNGIEFRKQALEIPVCIFITAHPEHAVESFEIETLDFIVKPLKLDRFTQTISRIEEFMEIKLKASLFEASIGGDTIYIKEGHDQTKVKLHEILYLEALKDYTLIITDKKRHCVLSSIGNLLKEDHFQSFIRIHRSFAVQKQFIQKINSTEILLNNNITIPVGRSYKENLNLFS; translated from the coding sequence ATGACCAAAAAATACACTTGTATTATTATCGACGATGACGAAATTGACAGACTTACGGTGTTATCGTTTGCCAAAAAATTTCCGATTTTGGATATTTTAGGTGTTTTTGAATCGGCAGAAGATGCATTTTTATTTATCGAAAAAGAAAAGATTGATATCTTGTTTCTGGATATTGATATGCCGGTTTTGAACGGAATCGAATTCAGAAAACAAGCCTTAGAAATTCCGGTTTGTATTTTTATAACGGCACATCCTGAACATGCGGTAGAAAGTTTCGAAATAGAAACACTCGATTTTATCGTAAAACCTTTAAAATTGGATCGATTTACCCAAACCATAAGCCGAATCGAAGAGTTTATGGAAATTAAACTGAAAGCCTCACTTTTTGAAGCAAGTATTGGCGGTGACACCATTTATATAAAAGAAGGTCACGATCAGACGAAAGTCAAACTACACGAAATTTTATATCTCGAAGCTTTAAAAGATTATACCTTAATTATTACAGACAAAAAAAGACATTGCGTTTTGTCGAGTATTGGCAATCTTTTGAAGGAAGATCATTTTCAATCTTTTATCCGAATTCATAGAAGTTTTGCTGTTCAGAAGCAATTCATTCAGAAAATAAATTCGACCGAAATTCTTCTAAACAATAATATTACGATTCCCGTTGGCAGAAGTTATAAAGAAAACCTAAATCTGTTCTCATGA
- a CDS encoding DUF4082 domain-containing protein, translated as MKTLKTILALLLLALLTISCSGDDDNNNNKVPVTYVAENPLDSYLATSGFNQKAVDVKNEGFYEFGFSFKPTVTGKITSVFAKMPDTNTALRITLWDASTKTVIHSEKMFVSVANMAFEKTIVPIQVTKDKEYFLSVYSDDWISRTKTDGSSTTYPIVAGNIIITGYAYSLSSATEPVYPSTKRYDYYAGDFSFLFKQTE; from the coding sequence ATGAAAACTTTAAAAACGATTTTAGCGCTTTTATTACTGGCGCTGTTAACGATTTCATGCAGCGGTGATGATGACAATAATAATAATAAAGTTCCGGTTACTTATGTGGCCGAAAATCCTTTAGATTCTTATCTGGCAACTTCAGGATTTAATCAAAAAGCAGTGGATGTTAAAAATGAAGGATTTTATGAGTTTGGCTTTAGCTTTAAGCCAACGGTGACAGGTAAAATAACTTCTGTTTTTGCAAAAATGCCAGATACAAATACTGCTTTAAGAATTACGCTATGGGATGCATCAACGAAAACAGTTATACATTCTGAAAAAATGTTTGTTTCTGTAGCAAATATGGCTTTCGAAAAAACAATAGTACCTATTCAGGTTACTAAAGATAAAGAATATTTTTTATCGGTTTATAGTGATGACTGGATCTCCAGAACAAAAACGGACGGATCTTCGACAACTTATCCTATTGTGGCGGGAAATATTATAATTACCGGATATGCATATTCACTAAGTTCGGCAACAGAACCTGTTTATCCGTCAACCAAGAGGTATGATTATTATGCAGGAGATTTTTCTTTTCTGTTTAAACAAACAGAATAA
- a CDS encoding M1 family aminopeptidase, protein MKIFYSFLCVLAFTINGFSQSKQKENLVLDNGVSEQMAIFRKHQISNVTYGLSFEIPKEKQQEINSNLTLNLTISDLSEPLYLDFKEKTQNIKSIQVNGKSAAILHEKGHIVISARELVLGKNTVEISFIAGDLSLNRNDDFLYTLLVPDRASTLFPCFDQPDIKATYKLSLTVPKDWSVLAGADVKEKVEKGDFTAYTFGESDKMSTYLFSFVDGKFKTVTQKPGNREMTMLYRENNEEKIRVSTDTIFNLHKQSLDFLEKYTNYKFPFQKLDFALIPVFQYGGMEHVGAIQYKESSLFLDNSATDSEKLDRAKLIAHETSHMWFGDLVTMKWFDDVWMKEVFANFMADKIMNPIFPKINHNLQFLTAHYPNAYAEDRSLGTHPIKQHLANLKDAGSLYGAIIYNKAPIMMRQLEATMGKEAFQKGIEKYIKKYANDNANWSNLVEILDAETPLDIQEWSDAWVNRYGRAIFNDQIKYDAQNRISSFEIWQEAEGKSVNFWPQIFDIGLVYPDQVKVLSVNIKDRKLSLKEAIGFEKPLSIIYNYNGFGYGVFPLDRNNIESVLSLKDEVARASTYINIYENALTGNVAPKKVFDCFVKGIQQEENELVLKVITNQTSNVFWKFLTEKQQIKAQKQLEDVLYERLQANLSSNVKKTLFNLFSSIAYSDSAKAKLYQIWNKEIAIPGLKLNEDDYANIAMNLAIFKHEKADEILNKTKTTITNPDKQKRFEFLLPSLSNDEAVRNAFMESLKEDKNREKEAWVSVGLANFNHPLRQKSAQKYIRFSLDLVDEIQRTGDIFFPKDWLSNTVGKYSSKYAFDEVQRFLKEKPNFSPILKRKLLQATDGLYRAQNIKKETE, encoded by the coding sequence ATGAAAATTTTCTACAGCTTTCTTTGTGTTCTTGCATTTACTATAAATGGTTTTTCTCAATCGAAACAAAAAGAAAATCTTGTTTTAGATAATGGTGTTTCAGAGCAAATGGCAATTTTTCGAAAACATCAAATCTCTAATGTAACTTATGGACTTTCGTTTGAGATTCCGAAAGAAAAACAACAGGAAATTAATTCGAATCTAACTTTGAATTTAACGATTTCTGATTTAAGTGAGCCGTTATATTTAGATTTTAAAGAGAAAACTCAGAATATAAAATCTATTCAGGTTAACGGAAAAAGTGCTGCAATTCTTCATGAGAAAGGACATATTGTAATTTCTGCTAGAGAGTTAGTTTTAGGAAAAAACACTGTCGAAATTTCGTTTATAGCAGGAGATTTGTCTTTAAATAGAAATGATGATTTCTTATATACTTTACTAGTTCCGGATCGCGCTAGTACATTATTCCCTTGTTTTGATCAGCCTGATATTAAAGCAACTTACAAATTGAGTTTAACGGTTCCAAAAGATTGGTCGGTTTTGGCTGGAGCCGATGTAAAAGAGAAAGTAGAAAAAGGAGATTTTACGGCTTATACTTTTGGTGAATCAGACAAAATGAGCACTTATTTGTTTTCGTTTGTAGACGGAAAATTCAAAACGGTAACTCAGAAACCAGGAAATCGAGAAATGACGATGTTGTATCGTGAAAACAACGAAGAGAAAATAAGAGTAAGTACCGATACTATTTTTAATTTGCACAAACAATCACTAGACTTTTTAGAAAAATATACCAACTATAAATTTCCATTTCAGAAGTTAGATTTTGCTTTGATTCCCGTTTTTCAATATGGCGGAATGGAACATGTTGGCGCAATTCAGTACAAAGAATCAAGTCTTTTTTTGGATAATAGCGCAACTGATAGCGAGAAACTTGATCGTGCGAAATTAATCGCGCATGAAACATCGCATATGTGGTTTGGCGATTTGGTCACTATGAAATGGTTTGATGATGTCTGGATGAAAGAAGTGTTTGCAAACTTTATGGCAGACAAAATCATGAATCCAATTTTTCCGAAGATTAATCATAATCTACAATTTTTAACGGCACATTATCCTAACGCTTACGCGGAAGATCGTTCGTTAGGCACACATCCGATAAAACAACATTTAGCGAATTTAAAAGATGCCGGTTCGCTTTATGGAGCCATTATTTATAATAAAGCGCCAATAATGATGCGTCAATTAGAAGCTACTATGGGAAAGGAAGCTTTTCAGAAAGGAATCGAAAAATACATTAAAAAATACGCAAACGATAATGCCAATTGGAGTAATCTGGTAGAAATTCTGGATGCTGAAACGCCGCTTGATATACAAGAATGGAGTGATGCTTGGGTGAATAGATATGGGAGAGCGATTTTTAATGATCAGATAAAATATGATGCTCAAAACCGAATTTCGTCATTTGAAATTTGGCAGGAGGCAGAAGGTAAATCTGTGAATTTCTGGCCTCAGATCTTTGATATTGGTCTGGTATATCCTGATCAGGTAAAAGTGCTTAGTGTTAATATAAAAGACAGGAAGTTATCACTGAAAGAAGCTATTGGATTTGAAAAACCGCTTAGTATCATTTACAATTACAATGGTTTTGGTTACGGCGTTTTTCCGCTTGACAGAAATAATATCGAATCGGTTCTATCTTTGAAAGATGAGGTTGCCAGAGCTTCAACTTATATTAATATTTATGAAAATGCCTTAACGGGAAATGTTGCACCAAAGAAAGTTTTTGATTGTTTTGTAAAAGGAATTCAGCAAGAAGAAAACGAGTTGGTTCTTAAAGTAATTACCAATCAAACAAGTAATGTGTTTTGGAAATTCTTAACGGAAAAACAACAAATTAAAGCGCAGAAACAACTTGAAGATGTTTTGTACGAACGTTTACAAGCAAATTTATCAAGTAATGTAAAAAAGACATTGTTTAATTTGTTCAGCTCGATTGCGTATTCAGATTCGGCGAAAGCCAAATTATATCAGATTTGGAATAAAGAAATTGCGATTCCAGGTTTAAAACTCAATGAAGACGATTATGCCAATATTGCAATGAATCTCGCAATATTCAAGCATGAAAAAGCAGATGAAATCCTGAATAAAACCAAAACAACAATCACAAATCCGGACAAACAAAAGCGATTTGAGTTTTTATTACCTTCTTTATCGAATGACGAAGCGGTTCGAAATGCTTTTATGGAATCCTTAAAAGAAGATAAAAACAGAGAAAAAGAAGCGTGGGTTTCTGTTGGCTTGGCTAATTTTAATCATCCGTTGCGTCAGAAAAGTGCTCAAAAGTATATTAGATTTTCATTAGATTTGGTGGATGAAATTCAGCGCACGGGAGATATTTTCTTTCCAAAAGATTGGTTGAGTAATACCGTTGGAAAATATTCGTCGAAATATGCTTTTGATGAAGTGCAGCGATTCTTAAAAGAAAAGCCTAATTTTAGTCCAATTCTGAAAAGGAAATTATTGCAGGCGACGGACGGTTTGTACCGCGCACAAAATATTAAAAAAGAAACCGAATGA